In a single window of the Caproicibacterium sp. BJN0003 genome:
- a CDS encoding restriction endonuclease — translation MKKKIDKITMNKILKIKESISNTPNTIPNELKIIYNFKGRKSPNIAHNILSAIIDNNKGITVFDPFYGSGSFVLAAQGIADKVIGTEIDNYTFNATNTLIEDINMPKLSLLFEDVSNKVRAKVMDLYETECCGVKNYISKLLFDPDDGEEGLYSPLKNRENENGNNVKLIKKCPVCKKKAKKFELFDLKKIKSVEKIDVSKFPNDCYIENSRINITRSTGADKYGRIFTHRNKVALIMIQETINKEPACKERDVLEQLFVASIALSRIAMYGSSTDILYHVVGHKAQDMNVWLLFEKKYNNYCTFKTHQASNKKGAIKTTNELYNQDYATFIETHPALNVDIIYTDFPYTDQVPYLERNQLFRIWLYRFYDSQSYQLTKDMLDKEIVLTNAPSRKNKGTLDSYYTDIDNMFFHFNTVLKSNGLVFLTLKLGKEKYFKTYIEIINLARKNGFEYAYQVSVEKSDPTLRKQSAFLNTLINEMIVVFVKLPKEKCYWYIDSENYEFQLIKKVYSSLVHSTDSVTLSNAVLLVCNDMKLKYRIIASNKDKDRIVDIIKENFVVDNGFVQIDNNQLYLEIEDETDLFTKLYDLIPIYIHCLLRDKGRFVLEDIYFELVNSLCDGNPKTITQLLDDKNHQKEIERLILNYCKRSGQYYIEKKDITKPSENAIDISTLSGSDFEVLTKRLLRADGYDDVIVIGGAGDLGVDLIASKSISGKKHHYIFQCKRWASNVGSTPIQRLYAERCRRQYDKSICITTSGYTEDGRNAARDFEVDIIDGNAFMKKLDQYFPGEYYNGLSKL, via the coding sequence GTGAAAAAGAAAATTGATAAGATTACAATGAACAAAATCTTAAAAATTAAAGAGTCTATATCGAATACCCCCAATACCATTCCTAATGAATTAAAAATAATTTATAATTTCAAAGGTCGTAAATCTCCAAATATAGCACATAATATATTATCTGCGATTATTGATAACAATAAAGGCATAACTGTATTCGATCCATTTTATGGATCTGGCTCTTTTGTACTAGCCGCACAGGGCATAGCCGATAAAGTTATTGGTACTGAAATAGATAACTATACATTTAATGCAACAAACACTTTAATTGAAGATATTAATATGCCTAAACTATCTCTTCTTTTTGAAGATGTTTCAAATAAAGTGCGTGCAAAGGTAATGGATTTATATGAAACAGAGTGTTGTGGTGTAAAAAATTATATATCAAAATTACTATTTGATCCAGATGATGGTGAGGAAGGTCTATATAGCCCTTTAAAAAATCGAGAAAATGAAAACGGTAATAATGTAAAACTAATCAAAAAGTGTCCAGTTTGCAAAAAAAAGGCAAAGAAATTTGAACTCTTTGATCTTAAAAAAATCAAATCTGTTGAAAAGATAGACGTATCAAAATTTCCTAATGACTGTTATATAGAAAACAGCCGAATTAATATAACTCGTTCTACGGGTGCTGATAAATATGGCAGAATCTTTACTCATAGAAACAAAGTGGCTTTGATTATGATTCAAGAGACAATTAATAAGGAACCGGCTTGTAAAGAGCGAGATGTTTTGGAACAACTATTTGTTGCATCTATTGCACTCTCCCGAATTGCTATGTATGGTTCGAGCACTGACATTCTTTATCATGTTGTTGGTCATAAAGCACAAGATATGAATGTGTGGCTCTTGTTTGAAAAAAAATATAATAATTATTGCACTTTTAAAACACATCAAGCCAGTAATAAAAAAGGTGCTATTAAAACAACAAATGAATTATACAATCAAGATTATGCTACTTTTATTGAAACACATCCAGCGTTAAATGTTGACATTATTTATACCGATTTCCCATATACAGATCAAGTTCCATATCTTGAGAGAAATCAACTATTTCGTATTTGGTTATATAGATTTTATGATAGCCAATCGTATCAACTTACAAAAGATATGTTAGATAAAGAAATAGTTTTGACTAATGCACCTTCACGTAAGAATAAAGGAACTTTGGACTCATATTATACAGATATAGATAATATGTTTTTTCACTTTAACACCGTATTGAAGTCAAATGGACTAGTGTTTCTAACGCTAAAGTTAGGCAAAGAAAAGTATTTTAAAACCTATATTGAAATCATTAATCTTGCAAGAAAGAATGGTTTTGAATATGCATATCAAGTTAGTGTAGAGAAAAGTGATCCCACATTACGCAAACAATCAGCGTTTCTTAATACTTTGATTAATGAAATGATCGTTGTTTTTGTAAAACTTCCGAAAGAAAAGTGTTATTGGTATATAGACTCAGAAAATTATGAATTTCAACTAATTAAAAAAGTTTATTCGTCTCTTGTACATTCAACAGACTCGGTTACGCTATCAAATGCTGTTTTATTAGTCTGCAATGATATGAAGTTAAAATATCGAATAATTGCCAGTAACAAAGATAAGGACCGAATAGTTGATATAATCAAAGAAAACTTTGTTGTTGATAATGGCTTTGTACAAATAGATAACAATCAGTTATATTTAGAGATTGAAGATGAAACAGATCTCTTTACAAAGCTCTATGACTTAATTCCAATCTATATTCATTGTCTGTTGCGAGATAAAGGTAGATTTGTACTTGAAGATATTTATTTTGAATTAGTCAATTCTCTTTGTGATGGTAATCCAAAGACTATAACTCAATTACTTGATGATAAAAATCATCAAAAAGAAATAGAACGCTTGATTTTAAATTACTGTAAGAGAAGTGGCCAATACTATATTGAAAAAAAAGATATTACCAAGCCAAGCGAAAATGCTATTGATATCTCTACTTTATCTGGATCTGATTTTGAAGTACTTACTAAACGTTTACTTCGTGCAGATGGTTATGATGACGTAATTGTGATTGGTGGTGCTGGAGACCTGGGTGTTGATCTTATCGCATCTAAATCGATCTCAGGTAAAAAACATCATTATATTTTCCAATGTAAAAGATGGGCTTCCAATGTTGGTTCAACACCGATTCAACGTTTATATGCTGAAAGATGTAGAAGACAATATGATAAATCCATTTGTATTACTACATCAGGATATACTGAAGATGGTCGAAATGCTGCACGTGATTTTGAAGTTGATATAATTGATGGAAATGCTTTTATGAAAAAACTTGACCAATATTTCCCAGGTGAGTATTACAACGGATTGTCCAAATTGTAG
- a CDS encoding DNA methyltransferase, whose amino-acid sequence MDKFSIINYQGGKGNLDNFIYHNIEPYIPNGKVFLDIFCGAGAVSNTFRGTHQVYANDVEQYASIIADSILNKPDFSKVSNFSSKFTNLFEKNLKAIALPLTRYISLEEKYLTECNQEKLLTLYKKYPTVWNNGYSDIIHHKLTVKAIRAEGNYYLFSTYYAGNYFGIKQAVEIDALVKTIHKQNKEFQNPLFSCLFYAIKETVFSKDGHMAQPLNPEKNIDRLFSLREKSIYDLFIHKYNEYIMLPLSKFNGKNIVTNYDFEDLLKTKVINNVGLIYADPPYTDMQYSRYYHLLNVAAKYNYPELTKNASGNYTRGLYTEGRFQSKLSQRSGAKAQLEDLILFCKKQNINLALSYAYPQNTKTQATDRYTVSIDELIDMAKNAYGEEKVHVTNQTYNHANNRNSSPKKVLEYLIICGDKRNQQIDIEKLKTELSNIIPSKKNPMYDSHLYWSQKPYNVCDILIKSMTQKGDVVFDPFLGSGVTTLEAIKNGNDRKGIGCDINDMPIFISDVLLSLNNTKGVKEILDGFIKQIQSLNRYYYTKCPFCGKDAIISKTVFDKPDRKGNIYKIKSISYKCTCSSTIKTDISAIDVQKMTKKYSLKNIKNIELLQNSKIAVTDKDNLSNIFTGRNMHVLDKVLDIINTYDTSYQNILKYILMSILHLCKITDKHSNSQWPLWIPKVDCVEKNVIELLIKKVKKFSDVIEYMKENYDKAKIVENFTKLSNGSCYLLEKGCQNITKNDVPDDSVDLIITDPPYLEQVLYSEYMQLYKPFLGLNYNLSDEIVVSSSPSRKKSKDDYFTLLDQAFQMCSDKLKLNHYMCLYFHDSNLEVWNKLIYILEKNHFRFVSQIHIDKTNTLKNIISPKKSLNGDSVLFFIKDNAVISHRANEGIEEIEQNIVRQSKYMVKTNTALSTPELYDNGIMEILIQNGWLEKLSEKYSSLVDIFEKHLLWNSNLSKWVTQK is encoded by the coding sequence ATGGACAAGTTTTCTATTATTAATTATCAAGGTGGCAAAGGTAACCTCGATAATTTTATTTATCATAATATTGAACCTTATATCCCAAACGGTAAGGTATTTCTGGATATTTTTTGTGGAGCGGGAGCAGTAAGTAATACATTTAGAGGAACACATCAGGTATACGCAAATGATGTTGAGCAATATGCAAGCATAATTGCTGATTCAATATTGAACAAGCCGGATTTTTCGAAAGTAAGCAATTTTTCCTCCAAATTTACAAATCTTTTTGAAAAAAACTTAAAAGCTATTGCTTTACCACTCACTAGATATATTAGCTTAGAAGAAAAGTATTTAACGGAATGCAACCAAGAGAAACTACTGACTCTTTATAAAAAATATCCTACAGTTTGGAACAATGGATATTCAGATATAATTCACCATAAATTAACTGTTAAAGCAATAAGGGCGGAAGGAAATTATTATCTCTTTTCTACTTATTACGCAGGCAACTATTTCGGTATTAAACAAGCTGTTGAAATTGATGCATTAGTTAAGACAATTCATAAACAAAATAAGGAGTTTCAGAACCCTTTATTTTCTTGCTTATTTTATGCAATTAAAGAAACAGTGTTCTCAAAAGATGGTCATATGGCCCAGCCATTAAATCCAGAAAAGAATATTGATCGTTTATTTTCGCTAAGGGAGAAGAGTATTTATGATTTGTTTATACATAAATACAATGAATATATTATGCTTCCTTTATCAAAATTTAATGGGAAAAATATTGTAACCAATTATGATTTTGAAGATTTATTAAAGACTAAAGTTATTAATAACGTCGGCTTGATATATGCTGATCCACCATATACAGATATGCAATATTCACGATATTATCATTTACTAAATGTTGCCGCAAAGTATAATTATCCTGAATTGACAAAAAATGCATCTGGAAACTATACCAGAGGCTTATATACAGAAGGACGATTTCAATCTAAGCTTAGCCAACGTAGTGGTGCAAAAGCACAACTAGAAGATCTGATTTTATTTTGCAAGAAACAAAACATCAATTTAGCTTTAAGTTACGCATATCCACAAAACACAAAAACACAAGCAACAGACAGATATACTGTATCGATTGATGAATTAATTGATATGGCAAAGAACGCATATGGCGAAGAAAAAGTTCATGTAACAAATCAAACATATAATCATGCTAACAATCGAAACAGTTCGCCTAAAAAGGTTTTGGAATATTTGATTATTTGTGGTGATAAAAGGAATCAACAAATTGACATTGAAAAGCTGAAAACAGAATTAAGTAATATAATACCAAGCAAAAAAAATCCAATGTATGATTCTCATCTTTACTGGTCCCAAAAACCATATAATGTCTGTGACATACTAATAAAATCCATGACCCAAAAAGGGGATGTTGTTTTTGATCCGTTTTTAGGTTCAGGAGTAACTACCCTAGAAGCTATTAAAAATGGAAATGATAGAAAGGGAATTGGATGTGATATAAATGATATGCCAATTTTTATTTCGGATGTTCTTCTTTCGCTGAATAACACAAAGGGCGTTAAGGAAATATTGGATGGATTTATTAAACAGATTCAAAGCTTGAATAGATATTACTATACTAAATGTCCATTCTGTGGGAAAGACGCAATCATTTCTAAAACTGTATTTGATAAACCAGACAGGAAGGGAAACATATATAAAATAAAATCAATAAGTTATAAGTGTACATGTTCTTCGACAATAAAAACGGATATATCTGCTATAGATGTTCAAAAAATGACAAAAAAGTATAGTCTAAAAAATATAAAGAATATTGAGTTATTGCAAAATTCTAAAATAGCAGTTACTGATAAAGATAATTTATCGAATATTTTTACGGGAAGAAATATGCACGTTTTAGATAAAGTTCTTGATATTATTAACACTTATGATACATCATATCAAAACATTCTGAAGTACATTTTGATGTCAATACTTCATTTGTGCAAAATAACAGATAAACATTCTAATTCTCAATGGCCATTGTGGATACCAAAGGTGGATTGCGTTGAAAAAAATGTTATTGAATTACTTATAAAGAAAGTCAAGAAGTTTTCAGATGTAATTGAATATATGAAGGAAAACTATGATAAAGCTAAAATTGTAGAAAACTTCACAAAATTATCAAATGGTTCATGTTATTTGCTTGAGAAAGGATGTCAAAACATAACAAAAAATGATGTTCCTGATGACAGTGTGGATTTAATTATTACTGATCCCCCCTATTTGGAACAGGTCCTTTATTCAGAATATATGCAACTGTATAAGCCATTCCTGGGATTGAATTATAATCTGTCTGATGAAATTGTAGTATCTTCATCCCCTTCAAGGAAAAAATCCAAAGATGATTATTTTACTTTGCTTGATCAGGCTTTTCAAATGTGCTCTGACAAACTAAAGCTTAATCATTACATGTGCTTATATTTTCACGATAGTAATCTTGAAGTATGGAATAAATTAATTTATATTTTGGAAAAGAACCATTTTCGTTTCGTTTCACAGATTCACATCGATAAAACGAATACATTAAAAAACATTATTAGTCCAAAGAAATCACTAAATGGCGATTCGGTGTTGTTCTTTATTAAGGACAATGCAGTAATTTCACATAGAGCCAATGAAGGTATAGAAGAAATAGAACAAAATATTGTTAGACAAAGCAAATATATGGTCAAAACTAACACTGCACTATCTACACCTGAATTATATGATAATGGAATTATGGAAATTTTGATACAAAATGGCTGGCTAGAGAAACTGTCAGAGAAGTATAGTTCCTTGGTTGATATATTTGAAAAGCATTTACTTTGGAATTCAAACTTATCAAAGTGGGTAACACAAAAATGA
- a CDS encoding phage holin family protein, with protein MDTLTKTKAVFTAVVGVLASWLGELAVPMLVLVICNLIDYVTGLAAASRRGQKISSYRGIQGISKKVCMWLLVAVGAVLDWLLVYAGDKLGMTIHLPMLIASLVAVWLICNELISILENIGDIGVPLPGFLGRLVSMLKSKVDSQVPDDASNQK; from the coding sequence ATGGATACATTAACAAAAACGAAGGCGGTATTTACTGCCGTCGTGGGAGTGTTGGCGTCCTGGCTTGGAGAACTTGCCGTGCCGATGCTGGTACTGGTCATTTGCAATTTGATTGATTATGTCACCGGATTAGCGGCAGCTTCAAGGCGCGGCCAAAAGATTAGCAGCTATCGAGGGATTCAAGGAATTTCAAAAAAAGTTTGCATGTGGCTGCTGGTGGCGGTCGGTGCCGTGCTTGACTGGCTTCTTGTTTATGCAGGTGACAAACTAGGCATGACCATTCATCTTCCGATGCTGATTGCATCCCTAGTAGCTGTTTGGTTGATCTGCAACGAGTTAATTAGCATCCTAGAGAACATTGGAGATATTGGAGTACCGCTCCCTGGATTTTTAGGGCGGCTGGTGTCCATGCTAAAAAGCAAGGTCGATTCTCAGGTGCCGGATGATGCCAGCAATCAAAAATAA